One genomic segment of Labrus bergylta chromosome 17, fLabBer1.1, whole genome shotgun sequence includes these proteins:
- the prrc2b gene encoding protein PRRC2B isoform X6 — protein sequence MSDRLGQITKSKDGKSKYSSLSLFDKYKGKSIETQKNTAVPRHGLQSLGKVAAARRMPPPAHLPSLKSENKGNDPNVIIVPKDGTGWANKQEQPDQKSSIASIPQLPESQPQPASQKSVSNLQKPSPGANQETTNTGGPKQWAQLNGKAVEPDGSRASNRLQPFSHEEFPTLKAAGEQDKAGKERSGFDPSYGPGPSLRPQNVTSWREGGGRNLQPSTLTLGLPADPEGKITALGESGTPPASSHPPSATVTTSSSVVTAPSPVLDPKEPSLRPAQPVRRTTVPTALQYQLHHTSTAVYHDMLPAFMCSKDTREAPGTETVPTTVAAPARFESKPTFRQSYPKPDVVNGDVKREARFARAAPRLVSSQPIRRPGERPQRPAIVNPEDLKDLDELDIDCEDGWAGLHEEVDYSEKLKFSDDEEEHSSEKNKMWTEWERERENCQSSLSAGEAAYTQEGLEEGYSYQHHHHESLRKTSSRYLSPDPSALQKIPGEPPADQDEHQRQSQGPARAKYVSPELSEAVERARRRREEEERRAREERLAACAEKLKKLDEKFGKTERQMSKTEEILKEGEGKEAPLSPPREQSKGHPETWQYSTKDGSDGAPDHSPGHSYREEPGFSNYRGSEDDSQEPSSPSGDYNGRHPSKPMPPRFQKQPQQPQPQPQPPQQQQQQQQHHQQQQQQQQVYKMQHWPQSGHPASSGSSHSQRGFYPPHVLGFDPRWMMMPPFMDPRMAQGRSPVDYYPGAVHSSAGMMKPMMHQDHLNSPGSDEGCHHPSLHQERRAPSTEPYPMWNQDGYPLRSFTPPYQRQHESSDGGQPDDRSDLAGSQQDSYEDRANECLNQDDLPHHAYQSRGSDREHRHRDQGLLTTAQNLPQNHADSDYPKQDSREKHLKDSPDSHDEILEGSKDSWKRDGGQKQEERLGNAQNQWSESSSSSSSSVSQPSETSGRTLIRRTGPIKKPVLKALKVEDKENEKPKPEPEEKTVPYRLEKEILTNVYDLKKDNQPASSRRSASPVVEKQPEERQRQSPAPTKTERPLSTHSDDSPKENAWDSGKSQSPRESQDNREPHAPRRNNWIFIDEEQAFGAVRGTGRGRSRGFREFSSRGGTRGGRGGDNLRGSYNNNNNSSGAQRTGRGRAIPRDLVKVDEFQRGKPRRRNVSETLSETSEYEELPKRRRQKGSENGEGYTESGEVRKADRDSWRSNKVYTEDQAAQDSRDKTKNSRGFGGRMLPPRLNTTASYNRGFGGSRDISTWRGRGPQFISSGGSVQENGYGPGAETTYSRRPPVEREALKYAPKFTGSFMENGTEDREGEYYFDNDNPDRQMLRRRRPPRQDKPPRFRRLQQEREPGSNQWTSDEYINGDFANPWPSRPKGSGEETWPSGHYTAGRPSQHGQTEEWETGSENSDFGDWREKRGGSGGPAPQGHGDAPSDSGHNEPGSGEKRELCKRSFSSQRPLVERQNRKGEPSLLEASRMVRTPDPPTSSSNRSDSWQNGGPSCKSRGPDESGPVYSIEQQEEREPTEPSGKKLEKELKQGAVKTDIVEPLSQYELSSYPIEGDLGGPVSSADGYQDALSKKQRRPQEDDRRRKEQVPVKNRTITSKIPPRFAKKQGSMSLEQQEDALTSNNLGTEIWETNSSALSVQSSGGDSWTKQVSYTGSEPNSECPLVPRQDSDAGPEQAKEQHKPGPIGNERSLKHRKGSEGVDRLEGGPITPVNGVDLHVDSVLPVPPIEFGVSAKDSDFSLPPGSTPVPVSNPVNKLQDALTTNTALNQSIPMLRSNHLQPGINLNPISFPSADLTLKMESARKAWENSQSLPEQGSPGGGASGAQPPCSVGSSSVSYSTFGGVSMPQMPVASVAPSMSMQGNHIPPLYLDGHVFPSQPRLVPPTMTQQQTYQQAAAAQQIPISLHTSLQAQAQLGLRGGLPVSQSQEMFNSIPPFRSQVYMHPNLSQASPMVLSGGAPLKGPYSAFPGMQPSDMVKQQSGSHYQPMNGSQQLVYDSQMNQGPGMGSSQLMDSQLIQVTMPLPGSQLRYGSAQQHLILPQSIQLQQGQNLSVGAPRRMLPPGSQPGVMTGSRECFHLYSQGSQMEMKGFQFAEKPSHSPGLSGGSYRPGSASPSGKPSGPGGPVGPLPTHFAQQVPPSQGSMVMHMRPPTTGPFPNPIQRPVMQVKQPVIIRSPPYPNPGRDPSHSTPPSAPEPAVKGPEDGMKNKTLRDVRTAVGEIKTPPGGMTSKLQELPLPSTGQAKPARTGAIKPQAVKVEEGKA from the exons ATGTCCGATCGTTTGGGGCAAATAACCAAGTCCAAGGATGGGAAAAGCAAATATTCCTCACTCAGCCTATTTGACAAGTACAAGGGAAAATCAATAGAAACTCAGAAAAACACAG CAGTTCCGCGACATGGCTTACAGAGTCTTGGCAAAGTGGCCGCAGCCCGGCGCATGCCCCCACCTGCTCACCTGCCGAGCTTGAAATCCGAAAACAAAGGAAACGATCCCAACGTGATTATTGTGCCTAAAGACGGTACAGGATGGGCGAACAAGCAGGAACAACCCGATCAAAAGAG TTCTATTGCATCAATACCACAGCTGCCGGAGTCGCAGCCGCAGCCGGCTTCACAGAAATCTGTCTCCAATCTTCAGAAGCCCTCACCGGGAGCCAACCAAGAG ACCACAAACACAGGTGGACCAAAGCAATGGGCCCAGCTAAATGGAAAGGCAGTAGAGCCAGATG GTTCAAGGGCCTCAAACCGACTTCAGCCCTTCTCTCACGAGGAATTTCCCACGCTAAAGGCAGCTGGAGAACAGGACAAGGCTGGCAAGGAAAGAAGCGGCTTCGATCCGTCGTATGGGCCCGGACCAAGCCTCCGCCCCCAGA aCGTGACGAGCTGGAGGGAAGGTGGTGGCAGGAACCTTCAGCCCTCGACCCTGACCCTCGGCCTGCCAGCAGACCCTGAGGGTAAGATCACTGCCCTGGGTGAGAGCGGCACCCCTCCAGCCTCATCTCACCCCCCCTCTGCCACCGTCACGACCTCCTCTAGCGTGGTGACGGCTCCGTCTCCGGTCCTCGACCCCAAGGAGCCTTCCCTACGACCCGCCCAGCCTGTCCGCAGAACAACCGTCCCCACTGCGCTGCAGTACCAGCTTCACCACACCTCCACGGCTGTCTACCATGACATGTTGCCCGCTTTT ATGTGTTCCAAAGATACACGTGAAGCCCCAGGTACAGAAACTGTTCCCACCACTGTTGCAGCCCCCGCCCGATTTGAAAGCAAACCCACTTTTAGACAGAGCTACCCCAAAcctgatgttgtcaa TGGTGATGTAAAGAGAGAGGCCCGCTTCGCCCGTGCTGCACCTCGACTCGTCTCTTCTCAGCCCATCCGCAGGCCTGGTGAGAGACCGCAGCGCCCGGCCATCGTCAATCCGGAGGACCTGAAGGATCTGGATGAGCTTGACATTGACTGTGAGGATGGATGGGCTG gactCCACGAGGAAGTGGATTATAGTGAGAAGCTGaagttcagtgatgatgaagaagaacactccagtgaaaaaaacaaaatgtg GACTGaatgggagagggagagagagaactgcCAATCCTCCCTGAGTGCAGGTGAGGCGGCGTACACCCAGGAGGGCCTCGAGGAGGGTTATTCTTACCAACATCACCACCACGAGTCTCTGAGGAAGACCAGCAGCAGATATCTCTCTCCGGACCCCTCG GCCCTGCAGAAAATTCCAGGTGAGCCACCAGCTGACCAGGATGAACACCAGCGCCAGTCTCAGGGTCCAGCCAGGGCCAAGTACGTGTCCCCTGAGCTGTCGGAGGCCGTGGAGAGGGCCCGCAGACgcagggaggaagaagagaggcgTGCCCGTGAGGAACGGCTGGCTGCCTGTGCTGAGAAACTGAAGAAGCTGGACGAGAAATTTGGGAAGACCGAAAGGCAGATGTCAAAGACGGAGGAGATCCTGAAAGAAGGAGAGGGCAAAgaagctcctctctctccacccaGGGAGCAGAGTAAAGGCCACCCTGAGACCTGGCAATACAGCACAAAGg ATGGAAGTGATGGTGCCCCGGACCACTCTCCTGGCCACAGCTACCGAGAGGAACCTGGGTTCTCTAACTATCGGGGCAGCGAGGATGATAGCCAGGAGCCGTCCTCCCCGTCAGGAGACTACAATGGACGCCATCCCTCCAAACCGATGCCACCCCGCTTTCAAAAGCAGCCGCAGCAGCCGCAGCCGCAGCCGCAGCcaccgcagcagcagcagcagcagcagcagcaccaccagcagcagcagcagcagcagcag GTATACAAGATGCAGCACTGGCCGCAGTCCGGTCACCCTGCCTCGTCTGGCTCGAGCCACAGCCAACGTGGCTTCTATCCACCGCATGTCCTCGGGTTTGATCCCCGCTGGATGATGATGCCGCCTTTCATGGATCCCCGCATGGCCCAAGGACGATCCCCTGTGGATTACTATCCAGGGGCTGTCCACTCTTCAG cagGAATGATGAAACCCATGATGCATCAAGACCACTTGAATAGTCCCGGATCTGATGAGGGATGCCACCATCCCAGCCTGCACCAGGAGAGAAGAGCCCCTTCCACTGAACCGTACCCTATGTGGAACCAAGATGGCTACCCCTTACGCAGCTTTACTCCACCTTACCAGAGACAGCATGAAAGCTCAGATGGTGGGCAGCCGGATGACAG AAGTGATTTGGCCGGCTCCCAACAGGACTCCTATGAAGACAGAGCAAACGAGTGCTTAAACCAAGACGATCTCCCCCATCATGCTTACCAGAGCCGAGGCTCAGACAGGGAACACAGACACCGTGACCAAGGCTTACTGACCACTGCCCAGAACCTCCCGCAGAATCATGCAGATAGTGATTACCCGAAACAAGACTCCCGAGAAAAGCATCTGAAAGATAGCCCTGATTCACACGATGAGATCTTGGAAGGCTCTAAGGACAGCTGGAAAAGAGATGGGGGtcagaaacaagaagaaagacTCGGCAATGCTCAAAACCAGTGGTCTGAGTCCAGTTCCAGTTCCAGCAGTAGTGTCAGCCAGCCGTCTGAGACCAGCGGGCGCACTCTGATCCGCAGAACTGGACCCATCAAGAAACCAGTTCTCAAGGCTCTCAAAGTggaagacaaagaaaatgagaaGCCCAAACCTGAGCCGGAGGAGAAGACTGTCCCTTACCGCCTGGAGAAAGAAATCCTTACTAATGTTTACGACTTAAAGAAGGATAACCAACCAGCCAGCAGCAGGCGCTCAGCTTCACCTGTTGTCGAGAAACAGCCGGAAGAGAGGCAGCGTCAGTCACCAGCTCCCACTAAAACAGAGAGGCCCTTAAGCACCCACAGTGACGACTCCCCCAAAGAGAACGCCTGGGACAGCGGGAAGAGCCAGTCGCCCAGAGAAAGCCAGGACAACCGGGAGCCCCACGCACCACGGCGCAATAACTGGATCTTTATCGATGAGGAACAGGCCTTCGGTGCAGTCAGGGGAACCGGCAGAGGCCGCAGCCGAGGCTTCAGGGAATTCAGCTCTAGAGGTGGAACCCGGGGCGGCCGAGGTGGTGACAATCTTAGAGGGtcttacaacaacaacaacaacagcagcggAGCTCAGCGCACAGGCAGAGGCCGAGCCATACCCAGGGACCTCGTCAAGGTGGACGAGTTCCAGAGGGGCAAGCCCAGAAGGCGAAACGTCAGCGAGACTTTGAGTGAAACCTCCGAGTACGAGGAACTGCCAAAGAGGCGACGCCAGAAGGGGTCTGAGAATGGAGAGGGTTACACAGAGTCTGGAGAAGTCCGTAAAGCTGACAGGGATTCCTGGAGGTCCAACAAGGTGTACACAGAGGACCAGGCAGCCCAAGATTCACGGGATAAGACCAAGAACAGCCGAGGTTTTGGAGGTCGCATGCTTCCCCCCAGACTGAACACCACTGCAAGTTACAATCGAGGCTTTGGAGGGTCAAGGGACATTTCTACTTGGAGGGGGCGTGGACCCCAGTTCATTAGCAGTGGTGGCTCCGTGCAAGAAAACGGTTATGGCCCTGGAGCCGAGACAACCTACTCCCGCAGACCCCCTGTTGAACGCGAGGCTCTAAAGTACGCCCCTAAATTCACTGGATCCTTCATGGAAAACGGCACAGAGGACCGGGAAGGAGAATACTACTTTGACAACGACAACCCAGACAGGCAGATGTTGAGGAGACGACGACCACCCCGTCAAGACAAACCTCCCAGGTTCCGACGACTACAACAAGAACGTGAACCCGGCTCAAACCAGTGGACGAGTGATGAGTACATCAACGGAGACTTTGCAAATCCCTGGCCCAGTCGTCCCAAAGGCAGTGGGGAGGAAACCTGGCCCAGTGGGCACTACACCGCCGGACGACCCAGCCAACATGGTCAGACCGAGGAATGGGAGACGGGATCAGAGAACAGCGACTTTGGCGACTGGAGAGAGAAGCGAGGTGGGAGTGGAGGCCCGGCTCCACAGGGACACGGCGATGCTCCCTCAGACTCGGGTCACAATGAACCGGGTTCCGGTGAGAAGAGGGAGCTTTGCAAGAGAAGCTTCTCTAGCCAGAGACCGCTGGTGGAGCGGCAGAACAGGAAAGGAGAGCCGTCCCTGCTGGAAGCGAGCAGGATGGTGCGCACACCTGACCCACCAACATCCTCCTCCAACAGGAGTGACAGCTGGCAGAATGGAGGCCCGAGTTGTAAGAG tAGAGGCCCAGATGAGTCAGGCCCGGTCTACAGCATCGAGCAGCAAGAGGAGAGGGAGCCCACTGAGCCTTCTGGGAAGAAATTAGAAAAAGAGCTGAAGCAAGGAGCTGTGAAGACCGACATAGTTGAACCGCTGTCTCAGTATGAGCTCAGCAGCTACCCAA TTGAGGGAGATCTTGGGGGACCCGTTTCGTCTGCAGATGGATACCAGGATGCCTTGTCCAAAAAGCAAAGACGCCCCCAGGAGgatgacaggaggaggaaagaacAA GTGCCGGTGAAGAACAGGACCATCACATCCAAGATACCGCCCCGCTTCGCTAAGAAGCAGGGAAGTATGAGCCTCGAGCAGCAGGAGGATGCGCTCACTTCTAACAACCTGGGAACTGAAATCTGGGAGACCAACAGCTCAG ctctttcTGTTCAGTCTTCAGGAGGAGACTCGTGGACCAAACAAGTGTCCTACACTGGAAGCGAGCCAAACTCTGAG TGTCCTCTTGTTCCTCGCCAGGACTCTGACGCGGGCCCTGAGCAGGCTAAAGAACAGCACAAGCCGGGGCCCATCGGGAACGAGCGCTCCCTGAAGCACCGCAAAGGCTCCGAAGGCGTGGATCGTCTGGAAGGTGGCCCCATCACACCAGTCAACGGTGTGGACCTCCACGTGGACTCTGTGCTGCCAGTGCCTCCCATTGAGTTCGGAGTCAGTGCCAAAGACTCTGATTTCAGCCTTCCACCGGGCTCCACCCCGGTGCCCGTGTCCAATCCtgtcaacaagctgcaggatgcGCTCACCACCAAC ACGGCTCTCAATCAGAGTATCCCCATGCTGCGTTCCAACCACCTGCAGCCAGGCATTAACCTCAACCCCATCTCCTTCCCCAGTGCTGacctcactctcaag atGGAATCAGCCCGAAAGGCATGGGAGAACTCTCAGTCCCTCCCCGAGCAGGGCTCTCCTGGCGGGGGTGCCTCAGGTGCTCAGCCTCCCTGCAGTGTTGGCTCATCCAGTGTCAGCTACAGCACGTTTGGAGGGGTCTCCATGCCTCAGATGCCTGTGGCTTCAGTCGCACCTTCCATGTCCATGCAAG GAAATCATATCCCTCCGTTGTATCTGGACGGTCACGTCTTTCCCAGCCAGCCACGCCTCGTTCCTCCAACCATGACCCAGCAGCAGACATACCAACAG GCTGCTGCAGCCCAGCAGATCCCCATTTCTTTACACACGTCTCTTCAGGCTCAGGCTCAGTTGGGGCTTCGTGGAGGTCTGCCTGTCTCCCAATCACAGGAGATGTTCAACTCTATCCCCCCCTTCAG GTCCCAGGTCTACATGCATCCCAACCTGTCCCAGGCCAGCCCCATGGTGCTGTCCGGCGGAGCCCCTCTCAAGGGGCCCTACTCGGCTTTCCCCGGCATGCAGCCCTCGGACATGGTCAAGCAGCAGTCAGGCTCGCACTACCAGCCAATGAACGGCAGCCAGCAGCTGGTCTACGACAGCCAGATGAACCAGGGCCCGGGTATGGGTTCCTCTCAGCTGATGGACTCCCAGCTCATCCAG GTGACCATGCCTCTACCCGGCTCTCAGCTGCGCTACGGCTCAGCTCAGCAACACCTCATCCTCCCTCAGTCGATCCagctgcagcagggacagaaCCTGTCAGTCGGTGCTCCACGCCGCATGTTGCCACCCGGCTCTCAGCCTGGTGTCATGACCGGCAGTCGAGAG TGCTTTCATCTTTATTCCCAGGGCTCACAGATGGAAATGAAAGGTTTCCAGTTCGCTGAGAAGCCCAGTCATTCCCCTGGTTTATCAGGAGGGTCCTACAG GCCCGGGTCTGCCAGTCCCAGCGGGAAGCCCTCTGGTCCTGGGGGGCCTGTTGGTCCTCTGCCCACCCATTTTGCtcaacag